The candidate division WOR-3 bacterium genome segment ATGCTCAGGCACGAGTTGACCTATACCCTTTTACGACAATTGAGAAAAATGTCGGAACGGTAACCGTTCCAGATGAGAGGTTAAAAACCATCAGCGAAATCTTAAAACCTCCTAAAGTCACACCTGCAACCATTGAGTTTATCGATATTGCTGGTCTTGTCAAAGGCGCCCATCAAGGTGAGGGACTAGGTAATAAGTTCTTATCTCATATTCGGGAAGTCAATTTAATATTGCATATTGTCCGAAATTTTGAAGATGAGACCATTCCCCATATTTATAACACAATTGACCCGATACGAGATCTAAAAATTGTTGAGAGCGAATTAGCCTTAGCGGATTTAGAAATTATCTATCGACAAATTGATAAGCAAAAGAAAGAATTACATACTGCAGAAGATAAACATCGTCTTGGAGTTTTAGAATATCTTAAAAACAATCTCATCAAAGAATTCTCAACCCTTAAATTAGAAATGTCGGATTATGAATTAGTAAAAGACCTAAACCTCTTTGCCTTAAAACCAGTAATTTATGCCTTAAATTGTTCTGATAAAAATAAACCTGACCCCAATTTACTACGATCGTTTGGTAATAAAAATGTTTATCTGTTTTCGGCATCATTAGAATACGCATTAGAAGGTTTTGATGAAACAGATAAAGTTGAAATGCGACAAAGTCTTGGTTTATCTCCTCAAGGACCAGCGGGAATTGTTGAAGAATGTTTTAAGCAACTCGATTTAATAAGATTTTATACAATTAAAGGTGAAGAAAGCCGAGCATGGGCAATTAAACGAGGTACCAACATTGTTGATGCGGCAAGAAAAATTCACTCGGATATGGCT includes the following:
- the ychF gene encoding redox-regulated ATPase YchF; amino-acid sequence: MLKVGLVGLPNVGKSSFFNLLTHAQARVDLYPFTTIEKNVGTVTVPDERLKTISEILKPPKVTPATIEFIDIAGLVKGAHQGEGLGNKFLSHIREVNLILHIVRNFEDETIPHIYNTIDPIRDLKIVESELALADLEIIYRQIDKQKKELHTAEDKHRLGVLEYLKNNLIKEFSTLKLEMSDYELVKDLNLFALKPVIYALNCSDKNKPDPNLLRSFGNKNVYLFSASLEYALEGFDETDKVEMRQSLGLSPQGPAGIVEECFKQLDLIRFYTIKGEESRAWAIKRGTNIVDAARKIHSDMAEGFIKAEVLQFDDLVSAGNFSKAKELGKVLIEGKNYIVKDGDIILIKFATH